The DNA sequence CCGCCGTGACGAAGACCGTGACCGGGTAGGTGCCCGGCCCCTGCGCCTCGGTCGGCGTCCACGAAAACGCCCCCGTGTCCGGGTTGATGGTCATGCCGAGCGCGAGCGAGGCGGGATCCAGGCTGAAGGCGAGCGCCCCGCCCAGCGGATCGGAGGCCGGCGCGACGAAGGCCAGCTCCTGCAATTCGTCCACGAACTGCGCCGCGATCGGGCCGACGGACGGACGCAGATCGAGGGTAAACGCCCACACCTCGCTCCACGGCCCTTCGCCTTCGTTGTTACGCGCCCGGACGCGCCAGTAATAGGTGAAGGTCCGCGCCGTATCCGCGATGGCAAGCAGGTCCGCGCTCGGGAGTTCGAAAAACGGATCCTGGAGCGTGCGCGACCGGAACGGCAGCGGCTCGACGCCGTCCACCGCCGGCACCGTGAAGACCTGCGCCTCGTAGGTGCCGACGCCGGCGACTTCCGCCCACTCCAGCCGGACCGGCGGCGTGAGGGTATACAGCGTGTCCTGGTCCGCCGGCAACGCCAGGGCGGGCGGATCGGCGGGCGGCTGCCCTACCTGAGCGGCGGCCACCGTGGCTGGCACGAGGCATACCAGCGCCAGGATGTTCAACAGGCGAGAAACGTGCGTACGCGTAGGCATCGGCACTACTGACTAGGTTAAAAACAGGTTACTGGGGACGCGGCGGCGGCAGGAACGGAAGGCCGCCGCTGCCCGTCCTCGGGAAAATGAAGGCGGCGGCCACGCCGGCGGCAGCCGGCAGGAGGAAGTAGGGCAGGCGCGAGCGCTTCTTGCGCAGCGTCAGCACGGGCGTGGCGTCCGGGTACGCGCTCATGTCCCACACGAAGCCGTATGCGCCGGAATCCAGCCCCGAGCCCAGGCAGGCCGCCTCGGTCTCGATGCACTGCAGCGATGCCGGCGTGCCGAGCGCGGCGCCCGTCGCATCGCGAAGCCCGAAATCGACCGTGTAGCGCCGGCTCTTGCCGTCGCGGTCGGCCATGTCGTACCGCACGATCAGCGACGATCCCTCCCGCGTCAGGGCGGCGTCGATGTCGGCCGTCGTGGTCTCGTTACGTACAATAAGCGGCTTCAGATCGATCGACAGGCGCGTGGGCGTCTGGGCGTCGATGGTCACGGGAACGGGCGCCGAAGGAATCATGAGGGCGCACTCTTCCGCCACTTCGGTGGGCAGGCACGCCGTATTCCGGGCGGACACCATGTAGGGCGCGCGGTCGGTACCGGTCACCTCGAGCGACGTCGACAGCGGGCCCACGCCGGCCGGTTCGCCATCGACGAGCACCTCCGAACCGGCGGGCGCGGTCGTCACGTCGAGCGTCCCGCGGAGCCGCTGGAGATGGACCACGAGCGGCTCGACGCCGTCCGGCCCTTCGAACTCGAGTTCCTTGACCGAGGCCTCGTAGTAGGGATGCGAAAACGCGAAGGCCACGCGGCGCGCGTTCGGCCGGCCGGCGACCGGCTCCAGGCTCGCCGCCGGCACCGTGAACAGACCGCCGTTCGTGAAGCTCCGCGACACGCCATTGACCGTCATCGCGGCATCGGCAGGCGTCGTCGTGATCCGGATCTGCAAGTCGCGCGGCTCCAGCTCCACGATCAGGGTGTCGCGCTGGACCACCTGGTCGGGGGTGACGCGCAGGTCCTGGGCGGCGTACCAGATGCCGCCAACGCGCAGATAATGGTATTGCTGCGACACGTTGACGAAATCGTGCGGGGTGGAGAGGTCCACCGGCAGATCGTCCACGTTGGTGATCTCGGCGAGCGAGGGGATGCTCACCACGGTGAACGACCCACGGCCGGCGCGGCGCAGCTCGATCGAGCCGTCATCAACCAGCTGGATGTCCAGCGAGATGTAATCCGAATCCAGATACCCGCGGGGCGGAAACATGAAATGCTGGAGGAACGTCGCGTGATACCGATTCGGAATCACGGCGTTGCGCTCATCTTTCTGGGGATAGATGCGGATCTGTTCAAAGGTGACTTCCGGGTTGCGCTGCGACTGCACCGCCCGGGTGAACGCGTCCGCGTACTGGCTGGCGGGATAGCGTTTTTCCGACGCGCGGCCGGCGTTGGACAGCTTGGAAACGACGACGAAGGCGTCGGTCAGCTGCTCGCGCAGGCTCCTGTTGATCGCCTGCGCACCTTCCTGGGCGTAGGCGGACTCGAGGTCCTGCACCATCTCCAGCACCTTCAGGCGGGCATCCGCGTCGGACATCCCCCGAAATGCACCCCGCAACCGCTCGCGCTCCCGCTGGCGCGCCGCGTTGTCGACGATCTCGACCCCGGTGATCTTGCCCTCGGCGTCGAGCGTGAAGGCGAGCTGCGGCTGGCGCTCCGTCCCGTCTTCAAGCGACTGCACGTGGATGCCGCGCACCTCGTACACCCGATCGTCCGTCAGATGCGGCACCAGGAGCGCCCGGTAGAGGGACTGCCGCGTGCGGTATTGGCCCATCACCTCGTCCACCACCTTCTGCGCGGCGTCGACCGTGATGTAGGTCGTCCGCTGGTATTTCTGCTCGTCGATCGCAGAGAGCACCTGTGCCAGGTTGCACTCCACCGTCCGCTGCATGTCGCTGTACGCCGGCCCCAGTGGAAACAGCCGGACGGTGACGGTGGTCGGCCCCTGGCAATCGCTCTGCGCCAGACCGGCACGCGGTACGGCCAGAGACCCGAGCGCCAGCATGCCCATCGCAAGGGACCGCAAGCACGATATCTTCGAAAACATCCTGTTTTTCATAAGTGGGGGCGGGTGGGATACGGGTCGATCGCGGTCGATCGGCCATCAACTATTTCATCAGGACCATCGGCCGCACCTGCACGCCGGCCCGGGTTTCGAGGCGATACAGATAGAGCCCGCTGGCGAGCGTGCCGGCGTTGAATTCGACTTCGTGGGCGCCGGCGTCGACCGTACCATCGATCAGCACGCGCACCTCACGGCCCACGGCGTCGAACACGCGCAGCTTCACGGGCTGGGCCTCCGCGAGCGCAAAGCGGATCGTGGTGGTCGGGTTGAACGGATTCGGGTAGTTGGTCAGCACACCCTGCGGAGGGGCCGCGCCGGCCGGCGAATTGATAATCGAAAAGTTGACCGTGAGCGGTCCGTACGCGCGGCCCAGGCTCGGCGTGTCGTTGTCGTACGGGATGCCGAGCAGGCTGTACGACCCGTTCAGCGGCGAGGGCCACACGCCATAGTTGGGGATGTTGGGCGGATCGACGTCGATCGACGTGTCCGTCCCCTGCACGGCCTGGTTGAAGTCGCCATACAGCGAATACGGCCGAGCGCGCTCGGTCGATGTGCGGGCGACGGCACCGTTGAGCGACAGCGTGAACTTGACGCTCTCGAGGATATCCTGCGGGTCGCGGGTGTTGGCCCGGATGTTCAGGCTCGCCGGCAGCGCCGCCAGGTTGAGCACGGCGCCATCGGGGATGGGGTCGTATTCCGGAATCGGCGCATCCGCGCCGGCATCGATGAGCGTATAGCTCTCGATCCGCGGTCCGATCACGCTGAAGTTCAGCGTCGCGCCATCGAACGGCGTCCCCTGCCCGCCGGCGCCGGCGAAGGGCGTCCCGGTCAACGTGTACGCGCCGATATCGAGGCCGCCCGGGAGAAAATCGCCGGCCGTGTCGCCGTAGACGCTGTACGGGGCCGTGTCGTCCGTCGCGTTCGCTTCGCCGCCCACGCCGCCGTCCGAGCGGACGAGCGCCATCACCACGCTGCCGATGACCCCTTGCGGGTCGATCGCGTTCGCGCGGATGTTGAGGTTCGGGGGCAGCACGGTGAGATCCAGCACGGCGCCTTCGGCGATGGGGTCGTAGCCGTCGACCGGCGCGTCGGTATCGGCGTCGATCAGCGTGAAGCCGCCGATGCCCGGCGCGGCCGTCTCGGCGACGGTAAAGCCGACGCTCAGCGGCGTCCCGGCGGCGCCGGTGCCGCCCGGCCCTCCGTAGGGGATGGCTTCGAGGATGTACGAGCCGCCGGCCAGATCGAACGGCGTGAAGTCGCCGGCGTCGTCGCCCAGCGCCGCAAACGGCGCGAGGTCGTCGGTCGACACGACGAGCGTATCGCCCGTGGCCTGATTGATGAGGTGGAACGTGACGCTCCGGGCGCAGCCGTCCGTGTTAAACGCTGCGTTAAAATTCGGCCGCGGCGAGGGCACGGCGTCGAGATCGAGCGCCGCCCCGTCGAGCAGCAACCCGATCACGGCATCGGCGACGGCGTCGATGTGGGTGAAGAAATCGTCGCCTACATATTCATCCACGACGAAGGTGCCGTCGTCGCCCGTGAAAGAAAGCGTTAGCTGGGCATCGCCGGTACCCCGGAATCGGTCGACGACGGCGTAAACCGGTTCATCTCCGCCGGAAGCCGTCACGAAGGCGACCTCGGTCGGCGGTGCGCCGGCCAGTTGGGAGGCATCGCCGTACGCGCCGTCGGGAAGGAGCCCGGTCGGGTCGCCCACGATCTGGCCGTTGCGATCGAACAGAAACAGGTCGAAGTCCGTCACCGTGCCGTCGTTGGCGGTCCAGTCCAGTTGCACGGTCAGCGTGTTGCCGGAGGTCAGCGTGGAGGCCAGCGTATAGTCCTGATCGGCCGTGGGATCGAATTCGGCGCGGCAGAAATCGTGCGCCTCGTCGGGAAACGAGAAGGCGACGGCCGGGGCGGTATCGACATACCGGGCGGTATAGACCACGTCGAGCCGGCTCGCGCTGTTGACGGCCGGCGGCGTCCGCCGTCCGCCCTTCGAGGCCGTCTGAACGCCGACCGCGCGCGCTTCCCGATGGGCCTGTATGACCGATTGGATACGCGTCAGCGCCGCCG is a window from the Rhodothermales bacterium genome containing:
- a CDS encoding T9SS type A sorting domain-containing protein, producing the protein MFAKRASFKPAAVPLALFALVLCLLAPDALHAQSKRFQDTPAAPELDAAALTRIQSVIQAHREARAVGVQTASKGGRRTPPAVNSASRLDVVYTARYVDTAPAVAFSFPDEAHDFCRAEFDPTADQDYTLASTLTSGNTLTVQLDWTANDGTVTDFDLFLFDRNGQIVGDPTGLLPDGAYGDASQLAGAPPTEVAFVTASGGDEPVYAVVDRFRGTGDAQLTLSFTGDDGTFVVDEYVGDDFFTHIDAVADAVIGLLLDGAALDLDAVPSPRPNFNAAFNTDGCARSVTFHLINQATGDTLVVSTDDLAPFAALGDDAGDFTPFDLAGGSYILEAIPYGGPGGTGAAGTPLSVGFTVAETAAPGIGGFTLIDADTDAPVDGYDPIAEGAVLDLTVLPPNLNIRANAIDPQGVIGSVVMALVRSDGGVGGEANATDDTAPYSVYGDTAGDFLPGGLDIGAYTLTGTPFAGAGGQGTPFDGATLNFSVIGPRIESYTLIDAGADAPIPEYDPIPDGAVLNLAALPASLNIRANTRDPQDILESVKFTLSLNGAVARTSTERARPYSLYGDFNQAVQGTDTSIDVDPPNIPNYGVWPSPLNGSYSLLGIPYDNDTPSLGRAYGPLTVNFSIINSPAGAAPPQGVLTNYPNPFNPTTTIRFALAEAQPVKLRVFDAVGREVRVLIDGTVDAGAHEVEFNAGTLASGLYLYRLETRAGVQVRPMVLMK